Within the Populus trichocarpa isolate Nisqually-1 chromosome 14, P.trichocarpa_v4.1, whole genome shotgun sequence genome, the region ATCTTATTTTCTAATAGTGATATAAGAATTGGCCAGCATAATAAAATCATTGGACTTCAGATTACAAAACTTATTCTTCAAAAATTTTCCTTCTATGATGAGGTAACGAAAACCAtaccaaattgcaagaaaataaaagcctctaggagaaaaagaaggaaagggtGCATAGTCGAAAACATGACCACTAAAGTCCAGGTTCAATATGCATGCTCTTTTCCCTTAGCATTATTTTTCTGGGCAAGGCTAGATtgcactttgaaaaatattgaaatggttCAAATTACATGTACAAGTAGAGGATCATTAGCTGTCAAATTGCTCAGGGTAGAAAATACCAGTGTCTTATTGGAAACAAAACTGAATCAGAGAAAAAATCAACGCATATCAAACTCAATGGAAATAGTTCATACTATGGATGAAAATGCAGTGTGATTAACATACCTTCAGCCCTAACAATTCAATAACACAGGCACACTCGACAACATGTACCCCAACACGCTCTGCAATAAAGaagtaaaattatttgaaaatgcatcaatgTGACATCAAGTAAATGATGAATGAGCAAAAGAATATTTCATAACCAGCAACAGACTATGCATGCAAGACAAACTATACCCATGTGGGTAGACCAAACCAAAATCACTGACatgtattattaaatttaagaaaaaaattccaatGATCTCCATGTAGGAACACCCATGTTTCTCAATATAAAGGAAAACACCTACAGCCTACTTTACCAAGTGAGCCGAACCCTTGATGCAAAGTATCCAATCACCCAAGTTATGCTTTGTGATATTCATCCCCATCCCCAACAAAGAATGGAGGGTGGGGAGACTACGATGGTGAACCAACTAACATGCAAGATTGGCAATTCATCCAAAAGTTATTTTAAGTTATGAAACACTACCGAGTAGTTTCACTGCAGCACATAAGGTCCCACCAGTTGCAATGAGATCATCAATTACCAATGCATGTTCTCCTGCTTCTACTGCACCCACATGCATCTCCATTTTGTCTGTTCCATATTCCAAAGAGTACTCTTCCGAAATAACCTCCCCTGATAAAACCATGAAACACAAACCATTCAGAGAACTTCAACTTGTGTCGACTAATTGAGACTGATTCCATCGCACCAGATATTAGGTAATGATTGTAAGTGATCTAGGAATTCAATTCTCACAGTTggaatataaactaaaaataatcatcaataatgCTTCTGCACTAATCAATCAAGGATATGTTCAGGATCTAGAAAACCATAAAAGCATGCAGTTTGTAAGGAAGTGGAAAAATTCAATGCAAAACAAATTTACCAGGCAACTTATTGGGTTTCCTCATGGGTACAAATTTTGCTCCGATTGCCAGTGCAATGGGAGGGCCAAATATAAAACCCCTAGCTTCAACACCTGCAATATGCATGATGGTAAGAATACATAAATATCGCGACCACTTTAccaagaataaaagaaaaaccagtaATTAGAATGAtgaatcaactaaaaaaatgagttttcttaACAATCATGAAAAATTTCATAGTTATTAGTAGCTAATTTCTTTGATACTGCATAAACACATGTCCAAGTTTACTGCTGAGCACTCCAGATATGCATGATCTAAAATAACACCAGTTTTCTCAGAGGAGCCAAGTTCCCTCGCCAGGTTTTATTGCTTTTAGAGCATTAACCAAAGGTATACCACATTTGAAAAGTATTTGCAGCATGGCTTTCATATCTACATGTCAGGAACAAGCTACCACTCTGTTCCTAGAGAAACACATATTGATATCCCCAGTGAAATGATATAATGGAAAACATTGTAACTATCGGTAAAGTCTCACCAACATCAGTATCCCCTTTCCCGTAGAAAGCAAGTCCTTGCAAAATTTAAAGGACTTGTGATCTTTATTCAAGGGAAATATGCCTCTTGAAAACCATCTATTAGCAGATGGGTAACAGCTAAATCGCTGGCACACTTGTATCAGCCTAGCATCGATCATGGAAATCTAAAAGCATTGCCCAAGGGTTTTAGTTTTAACACTGTTCCCTTTTTTCTCGAGCCTTGTTTTGTCAGCATTCCTCAAAATTACTGTTAATAATAAGCAATACCAATTCACTAGAgtaaatttatttgatcaaatagTTTAATCCCTTCCACAACTATGTATGCTAAAGTACACTTCACTATTCTTCAAGAATCCCTTTATCACTCACATTTGGATGCCTTGAATATTTCGCAAGCCCTTATCCAACTTGTGgcagatttaaaaaaagaaaaagaaaagatgactGTAAAAAAGGGACCTTTCGAATTCAAGTAAACATAATAAACTCACAGTGGCGCTCAATCATGATCATGGGCAAAACTAGATCAGCAGTTGATAGTAATCAGTTGTAAAAAATAAGTACCTGCAACGACAGAGATGTTTTTATCTCTGTACCTCTCAACAAACAAATCTATAGTATCCTTAAACGCTTTTGTATCAAGAAGCAACGTTGTTATATCCTGAAACATAATCCCTGTCGCCCCCCggggaaaaaacaataaagaccaAACACAAATCGATCAACAATggataaaacacaaataaacaaAGGACAGAGTAGCAGTAAAGGCATACTTTATAGTTACCTGGTTTAGGGAAGTCAGGGATGACCCTTATAGCAGAGGAGATTCTGGCTATACGAGGATCTTGCTGCTCATCTGCAGTGGCCATTTCTCTATCTTGCTTCCACTGTGACTCGCTCACTACTCAACAAGAACTAACTCAGATTTTTTGGCTAGCTTCAAAGAGAAATAAGCTGTTTGCGAGTAGGTCtttcttgcattcttttttctttaccaaattGTCCTCTGCTTTAAATATCTAGCCTTGTGGCTTTTTAcaccaataaaaattaatcctttaattttttatatatttatatatataaaaaaaatactttacagaCATTAATTACTATTATTGGAAAGCACGTTGGACTTTGAAATTACTAGGGCAGCCcttgttaaaagaaaagaaattaccaGAGCAGTGAAGGCGATTGGGGGCAGTTCTGTAATTCTGGGAGAAAGTTAAAGGTAATTGGGCACCGGAGGAGGCTGCAATCGGAGCCGACTGACGTTTCAGAGACGGTGGTCGAAGTCGATGAGAGTTTGGTGGAGGACGAAAGATGGAATTTGAACAACGGAGCAGAAGACTTCTTTGCATGATTTTCTTGACTCACAAAAATGCTGCCGTAGAGCGTGTTGCTAAATATATGGGTTTTGCTTTGAACGAGGGTTATTCGGTCCAGACAGTATTTGTCATGTTGGATGTATCTCCGATCCGGGATGTTACCTCGCTAAAATCTCAAATTATTAAGTAAATATTGCTTTGAACGAGGGTAATTTGGTCCAGACAGTATTTATCATGTTGAATGTACCTCTTCGAAATAAGATTCGATCCGGGATTTGACGCTAAAAtctcaaattattaattaaattcaaaataaatcggTTGAgtggttttttaataaaataatatcatttgaaatattttttttaaataaaacatgattattttagacaaattaaaaataaaattattgaagttAACAATCCAGCCTTACATgaatttaattggattaatcAAATTACATGCTAAGCATAAATTCAATCGAGCTAAAGTCCAgacgaattaaaaaaaaaaaaaatctgacttCGTGCCCTCACATGATCAACATGTCAGACAGGAACATGCTCAATAACTATCATTTAAATGTTGTGTTTTGTAACGTAgtgctttttataaaaataatttttttaataattacaaaaactctCTCACTTTAcatcataaatcaaacaaattatattattgtaagCTTTTATATCAACTGGGAAATTGAAATTcagatcaaattataattttttttatttttaatattaacacattaaacttaaaaaaaaaacacaaaattattaatttatcagacaaaaatacaattaaaaaaagggttgaataaaaaaaacaaacaaatcaaaaacaGAGAAGGGAATGTCCCGCACCAAAAGAACAAAGCATGGATCATGCTGATTGCTAGTCTAGTAGTAGTATTATTGTGACACCCCCACGtcagtttttaaataattgatttcTGTCTTTCAACCTCACTTTAACCTATTTAGCCACCGGAATgtcaataaaataatgatgagtGCTTGGCTTATTCCGAGTGCCAATCGATCCAAAAgaagattgaaataataatagttCCTAGTGGATGATGGTACATCATGACACCATGAGAATCACCGGCGAGAAATTATGGATTCATTGAACCTTAACCCAACCCCTCAAGGCCAGAAGAAGACAGTAAGAATCTTGGTGCAACTTTAGGCAACTGAATATCTTTCATAGATATCTCAGTACACCTCTTTTGCCTTGCGCAGCACCCCCCTTGGCTCTTCGGGCAAGTTTCCTGCCAAAAAGTCTTGACTTTATGTctggagaaaatgaaaagaaattagcGAGTGAAAACGAAAGAAATTTACAACTTGCTTTTGTCGACCGATGCTCAACTCTTactctttttataaaatctGTACCGGCTCAActtgtattataattataaaactttacCGGCGGCTTAGCAGGTTGGTTTAGAATTTGTTTATTTACGT harbors:
- the LOC7497332 gene encoding adenine phosphoribosyltransferase 1, which gives rise to MQRSLLLRCSNSIFRPPPNSHRLRPPSLKRQSAPIAASSGAQLPLTFSQNYRTAPNRLHCSVSESQWKQDREMATADEQQDPRIARISSAIRVIPDFPKPGIMFQDITTLLLDTKAFKDTIDLFVERYRDKNISVVAGVEARGFIFGPPIALAIGAKFVPMRKPNKLPGEVISEEYSLEYGTDKMEMHVGAVEAGEHALVIDDLIATGGTLCAAVKLLERVGVHVVECACVIELLGLKGRERLGDRPLFVLVNST